A single window of Dysgonomonadaceae bacterium PH5-43 DNA harbors:
- a CDS encoding putative hemolysin (product_source=COG3176; cath_funfam=3.30.70.270; cog=COG3176; pfam=PF19576; smart=SM00563), translated as MKEKLIDKELFESISPVFKKPYGSVLMKAATKIVGLDKVNRVYDSAKYKTGTDIEDTMIDGLGITRKVHNIEVLKQFEGKPFITVSNHPYGHIDGIMLIGEVAKVRPDFKVMVNWMLGMIDIMEDHFIGVNPYSSGQVKRSSLGGVKECLAHIKENKALGFFPAGAVSKNIGRNKIEDREWQDGVIKLIQKAKVPVIPAHFSGQNSWFFNFLDKVDWRIRTLRLCHELDTKKGKTINLTFGDPIFPEEQQQYKDIKEFGEFLKQRTYQLGTKN; from the coding sequence ATGAAAGAAAAACTTATAGACAAAGAACTTTTTGAAAGCATATCTCCCGTTTTCAAAAAGCCTTATGGTTCGGTATTGATGAAAGCTGCAACTAAGATTGTCGGCTTAGATAAAGTTAACCGAGTTTACGACTCGGCTAAATATAAAACAGGAACTGATATAGAAGATACTATGATTGATGGACTGGGCATTACACGTAAAGTTCATAACATAGAAGTGCTCAAACAATTTGAGGGAAAACCTTTTATAACAGTCTCTAACCACCCTTACGGACACATAGATGGTATAATGTTGATAGGAGAAGTAGCAAAGGTTCGTCCCGACTTTAAGGTTATGGTAAATTGGATGCTCGGAATGATAGACATTATGGAAGATCATTTCATAGGAGTTAATCCGTATAGCTCAGGACAAGTTAAACGCTCCAGTTTGGGTGGAGTAAAAGAATGTCTTGCGCATATAAAAGAAAATAAAGCTCTTGGTTTTTTCCCCGCAGGAGCTGTATCTAAAAATATAGGAAGAAATAAAATAGAAGACCGCGAATGGCAAGATGGGGTTATTAAACTTATACAAAAAGCAAAAGTGCCAGTAATACCTGCTCATTTCTCAGGTCAAAACTCTTGGTTTTTTAATTTCCTTGATAAAGTAGATTGGAGAATCCGTACTTTGCGCCTTTGTCACGAACTGGATACAAAAAAAGGTAAAACAATTAATCTTACTTTTGGAGACCCGATATTTCCAGAAGAACAACAACAATATAAAGATATTAAAGAGTTCGGTGAGTTTCTTAAGCAACGAACTTATCAATTAGGAACAAAGAATTAA
- a CDS encoding threonine dehydratase (product_source=KO:K01754; cath_funfam=3.40.50.1100; cog=COG1171; ko=KO:K01754; pfam=PF00291,PF00585; superfamily=53686; tigrfam=TIGR02079) produces the protein MAYLPQLKDIVQAKKTLNEIITTTPLIHTLNLSERYDAEILLKREDLQLVRSYKIRGAYNKIRSLSKKELNNGVVCASAGNHAQGVAYSCNRLGIKGTIYMPVTTPKQKVKQVSFFGRDNVEIVLTGDTFDESYAAAIAFAEETKRAFIHPFDDPKIIEGQATVALEIIEATCKPVDYIFVPIGGGGLAAGISAYIKTVSPDTKVIGVEPAGAASMRASIDAKQVVTLDKIDKFVDGAAVKQVGSKTYDICSQYLDDIISVPEGKVCTTIIELYNLNAIVAEPAGALSIAALDFYADKIKGKSVVCVVSGNNNDITRTEEIRERSLLYEGLKHYFLIRFPQRSGALLNFVQNVLGPKDDITHFSYSKKTNREEGPAIVGLELQSKDDLQGLVGRMEEYGIMYEYLNDDPDLFNLLV, from the coding sequence ATGGCGTACTTACCACAATTAAAAGATATTGTTCAAGCTAAGAAAACGTTGAACGAGATAATAACCACAACTCCGCTTATTCATACTCTTAACCTTTCGGAAAGATACGATGCCGAAATTCTTCTTAAAAGAGAAGATTTACAGTTAGTTAGATCTTATAAGATAAGAGGCGCGTACAATAAGATACGGTCTTTATCGAAGAAGGAATTAAATAATGGAGTAGTTTGTGCCAGTGCAGGCAATCACGCTCAAGGAGTTGCTTACTCTTGTAATCGTTTAGGTATAAAGGGAACTATCTATATGCCGGTTACAACGCCTAAACAAAAAGTAAAACAAGTTTCTTTCTTCGGACGTGATAATGTAGAGATAGTATTAACGGGCGACACTTTTGATGAATCGTACGCTGCTGCTATAGCTTTTGCTGAAGAAACTAAAAGAGCTTTTATACACCCATTCGACGATCCTAAGATTATAGAAGGACAAGCAACTGTGGCTCTCGAAATAATAGAGGCAACCTGTAAACCTGTCGACTATATTTTTGTGCCTATAGGCGGCGGTGGTTTAGCTGCTGGCATATCGGCTTATATAAAAACTGTAAGTCCCGACACAAAGGTAATCGGAGTAGAGCCTGCCGGAGCTGCAAGTATGCGCGCTTCAATAGATGCAAAGCAAGTTGTTACTCTCGACAAGATAGATAAGTTTGTCGATGGTGCAGCTGTTAAACAAGTTGGCTCAAAAACTTATGATATTTGTTCTCAATACTTAGATGATATTATAAGTGTTCCAGAAGGAAAAGTTTGCACTACCATTATCGAACTTTATAATCTTAATGCCATAGTAGCAGAGCCAGCAGGTGCATTATCTATTGCTGCCTTAGATTTCTATGCCGATAAAATAAAAGGCAAGAGTGTTGTTTGTGTTGTTAGTGGTAATAACAATGATATTACTCGTACCGAAGAGATACGCGAACGCTCTTTGTTGTACGAAGGTTTGAAACATTACTTTCTTATCCGTTTTCCTCAGCGTTCGGGAGCTTTGCTTAACTTTGTTCAGAATGTTTTAGGTCCTAAAGATGATATTACTCACTTTAGTTACTCAAAGAAAACTAACAGAGAAGAAGGTCCGGCTATCGTAGGACTTGAGCTTCAGAGTAAAGATGATCTTCAAGGTTTAGTAGGGCGAATGGAAGAATATGGTATAATGTATGAATATCTTAATGACGATCCAGATTTATTTAATCTGTTAGTATAA
- a CDS encoding Na+/H+-dicarboxylate symporter (product_source=COG1301; cath_funfam=1.10.3860.10; cog=COG1301; pfam=PF00375; superfamily=118215; transmembrane_helix_parts=Inside_1_8,TMhelix_9_28,Outside_29_42,TMhelix_43_65,Inside_66_71,TMhelix_72_94,Outside_95_129,TMhelix_130_152,Inside_153_172,TMhelix_173_195,Outside_196_209,TMhelix_210_232,Inside_233_243,TMhelix_244_266,Outside_267_275,TMhelix_276_298,Inside_299_310,TMhelix_311_333,Outside_334_393), whose product MKKKKIKVSLLGKVVIAILMGIFFGQVLPNEIITRVFVTFNSLFSNFLSFSIPLIILGLVAPAIGDLGKGAGRLLFITALIAYSSTLFSGFFTYFSSAAIFPHILSPSDMEITNLNNTEEFVLSPYFTIAMPPLMDVMTALILAFVLGLGMSNIKGTALKHFFIDFRDIISKLIETVIITLLPIHIFGIFLNMSFSGHVVTIIEMFLKVIVVIFVLHILLLLIQFAIAGVIAKKNPFVMLKNMLTAYATALGTQSSAATIPVTLAQTLKNGVRENIAVFVIPLCATIHLAGSTMKIVACAMAVMFITGQPITLGLFSGFIMMLGVMMVAAPGVPGGAIMAALAVLQSILGFDETNQAIMIALYIAMDSFGTACNVTGDGAIAVVVDKIAGKRQ is encoded by the coding sequence ATGAAAAAGAAAAAGATTAAAGTATCTCTACTGGGAAAGGTTGTAATAGCTATCTTGATGGGTATATTCTTCGGTCAAGTATTGCCCAACGAAATAATAACACGAGTATTCGTAACCTTCAATTCTTTGTTTAGTAACTTCTTATCTTTTTCAATACCTTTAATAATTCTTGGTTTAGTGGCTCCTGCAATAGGAGATTTGGGAAAAGGAGCGGGGCGGCTTCTTTTTATAACAGCTCTGATTGCATATAGCTCAACATTGTTTTCGGGTTTTTTTACTTACTTTTCGAGTGCGGCTATCTTTCCGCATATATTGTCGCCCTCCGATATGGAAATAACAAATCTCAACAATACCGAAGAGTTTGTTCTTTCTCCTTATTTCACAATAGCAATGCCTCCACTGATGGACGTGATGACGGCACTTATCCTTGCCTTTGTTCTCGGGTTGGGTATGTCGAATATTAAAGGCACAGCATTAAAACATTTCTTTATTGATTTTCGAGATATAATATCGAAACTTATCGAAACAGTTATTATTACACTTCTACCTATTCATATATTTGGTATATTTCTGAATATGTCGTTTAGTGGACACGTGGTAACTATTATAGAAATGTTTTTGAAAGTAATAGTTGTGATATTTGTTCTTCACATACTGCTTTTGCTAATTCAGTTTGCTATAGCAGGAGTAATAGCAAAGAAAAATCCTTTTGTTATGCTAAAGAATATGCTTACGGCTTATGCTACTGCTTTAGGAACACAATCTTCGGCTGCTACTATACCTGTAACTTTAGCTCAAACCCTAAAGAATGGGGTAAGAGAAAATATAGCAGTATTCGTAATCCCTTTGTGTGCTACAATTCATTTAGCAGGCAGTACAATGAAGATTGTTGCTTGTGCTATGGCTGTAATGTTTATTACCGGACAACCTATAACTTTAGGGTTGTTTTCGGGCTTTATAATGATGCTTGGCGTTATGATGGTGGCTGCACCAGGAGTGCCAGGAGGAGCAATAATGGCTGCTTTGGCTGTATTGCAAAGTATTTTGGGTTTCGATGAAACAAATCAAGCTATAATGATAGCTTTATATATAGCAATGGATAGTTTCGGTACGGCTTGTAATGTAACTGGCGATGGTGCGATTGCGGTTGTTGTAGATAAAATTGCAGGGAAAAGACAGTGA
- a CDS encoding abortive infection bacteriophage resistance protein (product_source=COG4823; cog=COG4823; pfam=PF07751; superfamily=109751,88659), producing MKYIKQPLTILQQIEKLKLRGLIIDDKDIASNYLSNISYYRLRAYTYPFQDNNNLENDHCFIRDNIHFNDIIDLYCFDRRLRALIFNAIEKIEVAIRTKITYQYAISTKDSHWFMNESLFHNTTYYKEKENGEKKEIFKYNKLLDDIQHEINRSREDFITHYAKFYTNPDMPPAWMSLEVISLGTLSRLYELLKKDNNKKEIAQQFGLSDISILENWLHAIANLRNCCAHHSRIWNRRFITQIKLPYNTTIPFMDRDTISKTKQNKLFAILSCIKYILDIISPNNDFKSNFLTLVETGGKLLSLKEMGFPNNWKYLDVWINK from the coding sequence ATGAAATACATCAAACAACCATTAACTATTCTTCAGCAAATAGAGAAACTCAAATTAAGAGGACTTATAATAGATGATAAAGATATTGCATCTAATTACTTATCTAACATTAGTTATTATCGCCTAAGAGCATATACTTATCCTTTTCAAGACAATAACAATCTTGAGAATGACCATTGCTTTATCAGAGACAATATTCACTTTAACGACATTATTGATTTGTACTGCTTTGACCGTCGACTAAGAGCTTTAATTTTTAATGCTATAGAAAAAATAGAAGTAGCAATACGTACCAAAATCACATATCAATATGCTATTTCAACTAAGGATAGTCATTGGTTTATGAATGAGTCTTTATTTCACAACACGACATACTATAAAGAAAAGGAAAACGGAGAAAAGAAAGAAATATTTAAGTATAACAAACTATTAGATGACATTCAACATGAAATAAATCGTAGTCGAGAAGATTTTATAACACATTATGCAAAATTTTATACAAATCCAGATATGCCCCCAGCATGGATGTCATTGGAAGTAATTTCCTTAGGAACCTTAAGTAGATTATATGAACTACTAAAGAAAGATAATAACAAAAAAGAGATTGCACAGCAGTTTGGATTAAGTGATATATCTATTTTAGAAAATTGGCTGCACGCAATAGCTAATCTTAGAAACTGTTGCGCACACCATAGTCGGATATGGAATCGGCGCTTTATTACTCAAATTAAATTACCCTACAACACAACTATCCCCTTTATGGATAGAGATACCATTTCTAAAACGAAACAAAATAAGCTATTTGCTATTTTGAGTTGCATTAAGTATATATTAGATATTATAAGTCCGAACAACGACTTTAAAAGTAACTTTTTGACATTAGTTGAGACTGGCGGCAAATTACTATCATTAAAAGAAATGGGATTTCCGAACAATTGGAAATATCTTGACGTTTGGATAAACAAGTGA
- a CDS encoding acetylornithine deacetylase/succinyl-diaminopimelate desuccinylase-like protein (product_source=COG0624; cath_funfam=3.40.630.10; cog=COG0624; pfam=PF01546,PF07687; superfamily=53187), producing MNVKQYISDNSERFLEELFSLMRIQSISAHSDKKGEMIRCAERWKELLLEAGVDKAEVMPTPGNPVVFAEKHLCDSLPTILVYGHYDVMPAEPLELWTSEPFEPTIKDGYIFGRGADDDKGQSFIHAKAFEYLVKSGELKANVKFLIEGEEEVGSKHLEAFCIENKELLKSDTILVSDTSMLGLDTPSITTGLRGLAYWQIEVTACNRDLHSGLYGGAVANPIMELSKILAQLIDENGHITIPNFYDDVDIVSQEERNLMAQTPFDVEAYKKSIDLKDINGEKGYSTLERTGIRPALDICGIWGGYTGEGSKTVLPAKAYAKLSSRLVPHQDYNKIKDLVINHIKTIAPSYIDVDIQWLHGADSYVCPLDLPAYRAAERAYQNIFGKRPLPFRSGGSIGVIPTFERVLGVKPILMGFGLESDAIHSPNENFCLEMFYKGIETVVEFYKEFKQD from the coding sequence ATGAACGTAAAACAGTACATCTCGGATAACTCCGAAAGATTTTTAGAAGAACTTTTTAGTTTAATGCGTATACAAAGTATAAGTGCTCATTCCGACAAAAAAGGTGAAATGATTCGTTGTGCCGAACGCTGGAAAGAGCTTCTACTTGAAGCTGGCGTAGATAAAGCCGAAGTTATGCCTACTCCTGGCAATCCGGTTGTGTTTGCAGAAAAACATTTATGTGATAGTTTACCTACCATATTAGTTTACGGACACTACGATGTTATGCCTGCTGAACCTTTAGAGCTTTGGACTTCTGAGCCTTTTGAGCCTACTATTAAAGATGGTTATATTTTCGGACGTGGAGCAGACGACGACAAAGGTCAGTCGTTTATACACGCTAAAGCTTTTGAATATCTTGTAAAAAGCGGAGAACTTAAGGCTAATGTAAAATTCTTAATTGAAGGTGAAGAAGAAGTTGGCTCGAAACATCTTGAAGCTTTTTGTATCGAAAATAAAGAATTACTTAAAAGCGATACTATCTTAGTATCAGACACAAGTATGTTGGGCTTAGACACTCCAAGTATTACTACCGGACTTAGAGGTTTGGCTTACTGGCAAATAGAGGTTACGGCTTGCAACAGAGATTTACACTCTGGGCTTTATGGCGGTGCTGTTGCTAATCCTATTATGGAACTTAGTAAGATTTTGGCTCAGCTTATTGATGAAAACGGACATATTACTATCCCTAATTTTTATGATGATGTAGATATTGTTTCGCAAGAAGAAAGAAACCTTATGGCTCAAACTCCTTTCGACGTTGAAGCGTACAAAAAATCTATAGATCTGAAAGATATTAATGGAGAAAAAGGTTACAGCACTTTAGAACGCACAGGTATTCGTCCTGCTTTAGATATATGCGGAATATGGGGAGGCTATACAGGCGAGGGTTCAAAGACTGTTCTTCCTGCTAAAGCTTATGCTAAATTATCATCGCGACTTGTACCTCATCAAGACTACAACAAGATAAAAGACTTGGTTATCAACCATATAAAAACTATTGCACCGTCTTATATCGACGTAGATATTCAGTGGTTACACGGAGCCGACAGTTATGTTTGTCCTTTAGACTTACCAGCCTATCGAGCAGCAGAAAGAGCTTATCAAAACATTTTCGGAAAACGTCCATTGCCTTTCCGCAGCGGAGGCAGTATCGGCGTAATCCCTACATTTGAAAGAGTATTAGGCGTTAAACCTATTTTAATGGGCTTCGGCTTAGAGTCTGACGCAATACACTCTCCAAATGAAAACTTCTGCTTAGAAATGTTTTACAAAGGAATAGAAACGGTTGTAGAATTTTATAAAGAGTTTAAGCAAGATTGA
- a CDS encoding lipopolysaccharide export LptBFGC system permease protein LptF (product_source=COG0795; cog=COG0795; pfam=PF14898; superfamily=81340; transmembrane_helix_parts=Inside_1_6,TMhelix_7_29,Outside_30_43,TMhelix_44_66,Inside_67_110): MQFIETYNLTGIIIGLGTFLIIGIFHPLVIKGEYYFGVKCWWAFLVLGIIALIASLAIHNTIISILCGVTSFSSFWGIGEIFEQKTRVEKGWFPKRTNKKEKQRTKNHEK; the protein is encoded by the coding sequence ATGCAATTTATAGAAACATACAACCTAACGGGTATCATTATAGGATTAGGAACTTTTCTTATAATAGGCATCTTTCACCCTTTAGTTATTAAAGGTGAATATTACTTTGGCGTTAAATGCTGGTGGGCTTTTTTAGTATTAGGCATAATAGCTTTAATTGCATCGCTCGCAATACACAACACAATAATATCTATACTGTGTGGCGTAACGTCTTTCTCTTCTTTTTGGGGAATTGGTGAAATTTTTGAACAGAAAACAAGAGTAGAAAAAGGTTGGTTCCCTAAAAGAACTAACAAGAAAGAAAAACAAAGAACTAAGAACCACGAAAAGTAA
- a CDS encoding hypothetical protein (product_source=Hypo-rule applied; pfam=PF04397; smart=SM00850; superfamily=50978; transmembrane_helix_parts=Inside_1_15,TMhelix_16_34,Outside_35_48,TMhelix_49_71,Inside_72_83,TMhelix_84_106,Outside_107_120,TMhelix_121_143,Inside_144_279) translates to MFDQKIPSYIYSKQNIIYLILATSFFALTFINLYKPFSSESWYHVSDFQFFAYSSLIILTGVLVVVISRIIMYHVGKKRDFTVLTYAIWILLEIFFMSLFYTIYSIYLNPEREYLAVFKESSINTALVLLLPYAIIHLYFSYIDSKKKLQQITEESIPENHQPKIYSFYDEKNELRLSVNKNNLLYIESADNYVYIWYLTKDVLSKFVLRNSMKAIEELLIDTNVQRCHRSYIINFDKINIIRRQKDGIFVEFETKGVPDIPISKKYSDKVMKWFNNYS, encoded by the coding sequence ATGTTTGATCAAAAAATACCGTCATACATTTATAGTAAACAGAATATCATTTATCTGATATTGGCAACATCTTTCTTCGCTCTTACTTTTATTAATCTATATAAACCTTTTAGTTCCGAAAGTTGGTATCACGTTTCGGATTTTCAATTCTTTGCTTATTCAAGTCTTATTATACTAACTGGAGTATTGGTTGTTGTTATAAGTAGAATAATAATGTATCACGTTGGGAAGAAGAGAGATTTTACTGTGTTAACTTATGCTATCTGGATTTTACTTGAAATCTTTTTTATGTCGTTGTTCTATACCATATATTCTATCTACTTAAACCCCGAAAGAGAATATTTGGCAGTTTTCAAAGAATCATCGATAAATACAGCATTAGTGCTACTTCTCCCCTACGCTATTATTCATCTGTATTTTAGTTATATCGATAGCAAAAAGAAACTTCAACAAATAACGGAAGAGAGTATTCCCGAAAATCATCAACCTAAGATTTATTCTTTTTATGATGAGAAAAACGAACTTCGCCTGTCTGTAAATAAAAATAACTTGTTATATATCGAGTCGGCCGACAATTATGTTTATATATGGTATCTTACTAAAGATGTTTTATCTAAGTTTGTGCTACGAAACTCAATGAAAGCGATAGAAGAATTGCTTATAGATACTAACGTGCAACGCTGCCATCGTTCGTACATAATAAATTTTGATAAGATAAACATTATTCGCCGACAAAAAGATGGCATCTTTGTAGAATTTGAGACTAAAGGAGTTCCCGATATTCCTATCTCAAAAAAGTATAGCGATAAGGTTATGAAGTGGTTCAACAATTATTCTTAA